One genomic segment of Streptomyces sp. NBC_00239 includes these proteins:
- the mug gene encoding G/U mismatch-specific DNA glycosylase — protein sequence MSPEELAAARDRVLPDVVAGGLRVLFCGINPGLLSAATGHHFARPGNRFWPVLHLSGFTPRRLAPEEQDELLTYRLGITNVVARATARADELTAEEFREGGRILTAKVERLRPEWLAVVGVTAYRTAFGDRKALIGPQERTIGSTRIWALPNPSGLNAHWTAESMAEEYARLRSAATADRRP from the coding sequence CTGAGCCCCGAAGAGCTGGCCGCCGCCCGTGACCGCGTCCTCCCGGACGTGGTCGCGGGCGGTCTTCGCGTGCTGTTCTGCGGCATCAATCCCGGTCTCCTCTCCGCCGCGACGGGCCACCACTTCGCCCGCCCCGGCAACCGCTTCTGGCCGGTCCTGCACCTGTCCGGCTTCACTCCGCGCCGGTTGGCCCCCGAGGAGCAGGACGAGCTCCTCACCTACCGGCTCGGCATCACGAACGTGGTGGCCCGGGCCACCGCCCGCGCTGACGAACTGACGGCCGAGGAGTTCCGCGAGGGCGGCCGGATCCTGACCGCGAAGGTGGAGCGCCTCCGGCCGGAATGGCTGGCCGTCGTCGGTGTCACCGCGTACCGCACGGCCTTCGGCGACCGCAAAGCCCTGATCGGTCCGCAGGAGCGGACCATCGGTTCCACCCGCATCTGGGCCCTGCCCAACCCCAGCGGTCTCAACGCCCACTGGACCGCCGAGTCGATGGCCGAGGAGTACGCCCGCCTGCGGTCCGCCGCTACGGCGGATCGACGACCGTGA
- a CDS encoding SGNH/GDSL hydrolase family protein, whose translation MEMNASYTSFVAVGDSFTEGMSDRLPDGSYRGWADLLAARLAAREPGFRYANLAVRGKLIGQIVEEQVDAAAAMKPDLITLVGGLNDALRPTCDMGRVRGLLEEATERLAPACGQLVLMRSPGREGPVMERFRPRMEELFTIVDELAARHGALVVDLYGAQALGDPRMWDVDRLHLTGEGHRRVAEAVWQTLGMPPEEDWRTVMPPALPPSWPARRTSDLRFAREHLLPWIGRRLTGRSSGDGRPAKRPELLPYETPLS comes from the coding sequence ATGGAGATGAATGCGTCGTACACCAGTTTCGTCGCGGTCGGCGATTCCTTCACCGAGGGAATGTCCGACCGGCTGCCCGACGGCTCCTACCGGGGCTGGGCCGACCTGCTCGCCGCGCGGCTCGCCGCCCGGGAGCCGGGCTTCCGCTACGCGAACCTCGCGGTGCGCGGGAAGCTGATCGGCCAGATCGTCGAGGAGCAGGTCGACGCGGCCGCCGCCATGAAGCCCGACCTGATCACCCTGGTCGGCGGGTTGAACGACGCACTCCGGCCCACGTGCGACATGGGCCGGGTGCGTGGCCTCCTCGAAGAAGCCACCGAGCGCCTGGCGCCCGCCTGCGGACAGCTGGTGCTGATGCGCTCGCCGGGCCGCGAGGGCCCGGTGATGGAACGCTTCCGCCCACGGATGGAAGAACTCTTCACCATCGTCGACGAGCTGGCTGCCCGCCACGGAGCCCTGGTGGTGGACCTGTACGGGGCGCAGGCGCTCGGCGACCCGCGGATGTGGGACGTGGACCGGCTGCACCTGACCGGTGAGGGCCACCGCCGCGTGGCCGAGGCCGTCTGGCAGACCCTGGGCATGCCCCCGGAGGAGGACTGGCGCACGGTCATGCCCCCAGCGCTGCCCCCGTCCTGGCCCGCCCGGCGGACCAGTGACCTCCGGTTCGCCCGGGAACACCTTCTGCCGTGGATCGGCCGCCGCCTGACAGGCCGCTCCTCGGGGGACGGCCGCCCGGCCAAGCGCCCGGAGCTGCTGCCGTACGAGACGCCGCTCTCGTAG
- the purB gene encoding adenylosuccinate lyase codes for MTAKPRIPNVLAGRYASAELAVLWSPEYKVTLERRLWLAVLRAQKDLGIEVPDAALADYERVLEQVDLASIAEREKVTRHDVKARIEEFNALAGHEHVHKGMTSRDLTENVEQLQIRLSLELVRDRTVAVLARIGKLAGEYAELVMAGRSHNVAAQATTLGKRFATAADELLVAYGRLDDLLERYPLRGIKGPVGTSQDMLDLLGGDAAKLADLEQRIAGHLGFAHAFTSVGQVYPRSLDYDVVTALVQLAAAPSSVAKTIRLMAGHELVTEGFKPGQVGSSAMPHKMNTRSCERVNGLMVILRGYASMTGELAGDQWNEGDVSCSVVRRVALPDAFFAFDGLLETFLTVLDEFGAFPAVVARELDRYLPFLATTKVLMGAVRAGVGREVAHEAIKEHAVASALAMREQGAERNELLDKLAADERIPLDRAQLDELMADKLSFTGAAGDQVATVVARIEEIAKQHPEAAAYTPGSIL; via the coding sequence GTGACAGCCAAGCCCCGCATCCCCAATGTCCTGGCCGGCCGCTACGCCTCCGCGGAGCTCGCCGTCCTGTGGTCCCCCGAGTACAAGGTGACGCTGGAGCGTCGGCTGTGGCTCGCCGTCCTGCGCGCCCAGAAGGACCTCGGCATCGAGGTCCCGGACGCGGCCCTCGCCGACTACGAGCGCGTCCTGGAGCAGGTCGACCTCGCGTCCATCGCCGAGCGCGAGAAGGTCACCCGCCACGACGTGAAGGCCCGCATCGAGGAGTTCAACGCCCTCGCCGGCCACGAGCACGTCCACAAGGGCATGACCTCCCGCGACCTGACCGAGAACGTCGAGCAGCTCCAGATCCGGCTCTCGCTGGAGCTGGTCCGGGACCGCACGGTCGCGGTGCTCGCCCGCATCGGCAAGCTGGCCGGCGAGTACGCCGAGCTGGTCATGGCCGGCCGCTCCCACAACGTCGCGGCGCAGGCCACGACCCTGGGCAAGCGCTTCGCCACCGCCGCCGACGAGCTGCTGGTCGCCTACGGCCGCCTCGACGACCTGCTGGAGCGCTACCCGCTGCGCGGCATCAAGGGCCCGGTCGGCACCTCCCAGGACATGCTCGACCTGCTGGGCGGCGACGCCGCCAAGCTCGCCGACCTGGAGCAGCGCATCGCCGGTCACCTCGGCTTCGCGCACGCCTTCACCTCCGTCGGCCAGGTCTACCCCCGTTCTCTCGACTACGACGTGGTCACCGCCCTGGTGCAGCTGGCCGCGGCCCCGTCCTCGGTGGCGAAGACGATCCGCCTGATGGCCGGCCACGAGCTGGTCACGGAGGGCTTCAAGCCCGGCCAGGTCGGCTCCTCCGCGATGCCGCACAAGATGAACACCCGCTCCTGCGAGCGCGTGAACGGCCTCATGGTCATCCTGCGGGGCTACGCCTCGATGACCGGCGAGCTGGCGGGCGACCAGTGGAACGAGGGCGACGTGTCCTGCTCCGTGGTCCGCCGAGTGGCCCTGCCCGACGCGTTCTTCGCCTTCGACGGCCTGCTGGAGACCTTCCTGACGGTCCTCGACGAGTTCGGCGCCTTCCCGGCGGTCGTGGCCCGCGAGCTGGACCGCTACCTCCCCTTCCTCGCCACCACCAAGGTCCTCATGGGCGCGGTGCGGGCGGGCGTCGGCCGCGAGGTCGCCCACGAGGCGATCAAGGAGCACGCCGTCGCGTCCGCGCTGGCCATGCGCGAGCAGGGTGCCGAGCGCAACGAGCTCCTCGACAAGCTGGCCGCCGACGAGCGGATCCCGCTGGACCGCGCGCAGCTCGACGAGCTGATGGCCGACAAGCTGTCCTTCACCGGCGCGGCCGGCGACCAGGTCGCCACCGTGGTCGCCCGGATCGAGGAGATCGCCAAGCAGCACCCGGAGGCCGCCGCGTACACGCCGGGGTCGATCCTCTGA